The window TAGGAGAGATGGAGAAGGATACATTTGTTGCGCATGGAGCAAGTTTATTGTTAAAAGAGAGATTTGATGCAGACAAAACAATACTACCAGTATGCGAAGAATGTGGAATGCTTGCAGTATATAATGTATACAAAAACAAATGCTACTGTCCAATTTGTGGAGAAAATGTAGAAATTAATGCAATTGAATTATCATATGCATTTAAACTATTACTCGACGAATTCAAAAGTTTAGGAATCTACCCAAAACTAATCCTTGACAATAAATATTAGAATTGTTTAGGTTTAAAATTATTATTTTTAAAAATTTTTATTAAATTTCAATTAATATTTAATGAAATCCAAAAAAAATAAAATTCAAGAAGGTTACTCAAAATGATTGATGAAACAGGCTTACCACAGCACCCGCACAAAAAAGTAAAAAGCATAGTTTTCGGAATAATGAGTCCAAAACTAATTAAGCAAATGGCTTCGGCTAAAGTTGTTACACCTGAGCTTTACGATAAAGAAGGATATCCAGTAGACGGAGGTCTTATGGATACACGATTAGGAGTAATTGATCCAGGACTTAGATGTAGAACTTGCGGTGCAAAATTAAAAGAATGTCCAGGACACTTTGGATATATTGAAATGGCAAGACCAGTAATTCACATTAATTATGTAGGTTTAATTTTAACAATCATCAAATGCAGTTGTAAAGAATGTGGTAAATTACTAATTCCAAACAACCAAAGAGAAAAGATTTTAGAAAAAATTGAAAACTTTGATGCATTCGAAAGTTTAGAATCAAGAAGAAAATTTATCACAGAAAATGTTAAATCACTAAAAACAATCAATAAATGTCCTCACTGTAAATCAAGACAACAAAAAATCACTCTTGAAAAACCATCAACATTCCTTGAGGCAGATAAAAGAATTTCACCTATTGAAATTCGAACAAGACTTGAAAAATTAAGTGAAGACGATGTTAATTTTTTAGGATTTAATGCAAAACAAATGAGACCTGAATGGCTTATTTTAACAGTACTGCCAATTCCGCCTGTAACTATGAGACCTAGTATTACTCTTGAATCAGGAGAGCGAAGTGAAGATGATATCACACACAAAATGGGAGATATTGTAAGAATCAATCAACGTCTTTTTGAAAATATTAATGCAGGAGCACCAGAAATTATTATTGAAGATTTATGGGACTTACTCCAATATCACGTTACAACATTCTTCAACAATGAAGTACCACAGTTACCACCAGCAAGACATCGAAGTGGACAACCACTAAAAACAATTGCTGAGCGAATCAAAAGTAAAGAAGGAAGAATTAGACACAATCTTGCAGGAAAGAGAACTAACTTTAGTGCGCGTACTGTAATTAGTCCAGATCCAATGATCGAACTAAATGAAGTAGGAGTTCCTATGATTGTTGCAACTAAATTAACAGTTCCTGAAAGAATGACTGAATGGAACTCTGCATACTTAAAAAAATTCATTGAAAATGGAGCAAAAAAGTATCCAGGAGCAAACTACGTAGTAAGACCTGATGGAAAGAAAAAGAAAATTACAGATGACATGAAAGAAGCAATTTTAGAAGAAATTCAACCAGGATACATGGTAGAGCGACACTTAATGGATGGCGATATTGCAATTTTTAACCGACAACCAAGTTTGCATCGAATGAGTATGATGTGTCATCGAGTAAGAGTTTTACCTGGAAGAACATTTAGGTTAAATCCAACTGTTTGTAATCCATACAATGCGGACTTCGACGGAGATGAGATGAACTTACACATCCCACAAACTGAAGAAGCACGAGCAGAAGCACAAACTCTGATGCAAGTACAAACACAATTAATCTCACCAGGATTTGGACTGAGCGTAATTGGATGTATTCAAGATGCAGTATCAGGAAATTATGTTCTAACAAAACTAGTTAAAGCAATTCCAAGAAAAAAAGCAGTTGACATTTTAATGAAAGTAGGAATTGAAGATTACTCAAGATTACCAAAAAAAGAGATCATTACAGGAAATGAATTATTCAGCATGTTACTTCCTGAAGGATTAACTTATTATGGAAAAACTATGAGTAAAGATGAAATTGAAATTGTTGATGGACAACTCAAAAAAGGATACATGGACAGACTAAGTCTTGGAGAAGCAAAAGGATTATTGTTAAGACACATACACAAAAAGTATGGTGATGCTTACACTGCAGGACTAATTGCAAGAATCCAAAAACTTGGAATTTTCACTTTAAAATACACCGGGTTTACAACTTCTATTGCAGATACAGACTTACCAAAAATTGCTCAAGAAAAAATAGAAGAAATCCTAACTGATTCATATACTGATGTAGATAAACTAATTGAATCATTCAATAAAGAAGAACTCGAAACTTTCCCTGGAAAATCCATGCAAGAAACTTTAGAATTAAAAATTCTTGAGCGACTAAATAAAGCAAGGAATGAAACAGGAAAAATTGTAGACGAATACAGCACCAAAGAAACAGGAACAATAATGATGTCACGAAGTGGTGCAAGAGGAAAACCTCTAAACTTAGCTCAAATGGCGGCATGTGTAGGTCAGCAAGCTATGAGAGGAGGTCGAATTATTAAAGGCTACAAGGGAAGAACCCTAAGTTGTTTTAAACGAGGAGACTTAACACCTTCCGCTAGAGGATTTATTAGACGCGGATTCAAACAAGGATTAAAACCACACGAGTTTTTCTTCATGGGAATGACTGGACGAGACAGTCTGATGGATACAGCTCTTCGTACACCAAAATCAGGATACCTATATAGAAGACTTGCAAACGCGATGCAAGATATAAAAGTAGACTATGATAATACTGTAAGAAATGCAAGTCATAAAATCATCCAATTCAAATATGGAGAAGATGGAATTGATGTTTGTAAATCAGTTGGTGGAAAACTAGACATTAAAGGAGTAATCTCTGAAGTTATACATGCAAAAAAAGCATAAACTTAATGTTAAATCTTTTACTCATAATTAACAATTATAATAAGAAAATATAAAAAATCAAAAAGGTACTAAAATGGATGCACTATTCAAAGAATATGAAAAAAAACTTCCTCAAAAAATACTGGAGCAAGTAAAAGAAGAGTTACCCGAAAAGATAACTAAACCACTTCTAAAAAAAATCCTTGCAGCAGTAGAACAAGAATATATTGACACTCAGGTAGAACCAGGTGAAAGTGTAGGGCTTGTAGCATCAGAATCAATTGGAGAGCAGGGTACACAAATGACCTTGAACACATTCCACTTGGCAGGGGTTGCGGAAATGAACGTAACCGTCGGTCTTCCAAGGATAATTGAAATTTTAGATGCAAGAAAAACAATTTCAACACCAATGATGGAAGTTTTTTTACGAAGTCCATATAGTAAAGGAAAAGATATTAGACTCATTGCATCACAAATTAAAGAAACAAAATTAAAAGACTTAACAAAAGAATTTTCAATAAATATTGTTGATATGGTTGTTGATGTAATTTTAAATGAAGACAAATTAAAAGAATTTGGAACTACACCTGCAAATATTCAAAAATCACTTGAAAAACCACTAAAAGACCACAGCATAAAAGTAAAAGATAATGTTGTTTCAATTAAAGTTAGTGGAAAAGATGCAGGTCTTAATGATGTTTACAAAGTAAAAGAAAAAGCAAAAGAATTACATGTTGCAGGAGTTAAGGGAATTACTCAAGTATTACCTGTACGAAAACAAGATGAATTTATGATTATTACTGCTGGATCAAATCTAAAAGAAATAAACAATTTA is drawn from Candidatus Woesearchaeota archaeon and contains these coding sequences:
- a CDS encoding DNA-directed RNA polymerase subunit A'' codes for the protein MDALFKEYEKKLPQKILEQVKEELPEKITKPLLKKILAAVEQEYIDTQVEPGESVGLVASESIGEQGTQMTLNTFHLAGVAEMNVTVGLPRIIEILDARKTISTPMMEVFLRSPYSKGKDIRLIASQIKETKLKDLTKEFSINIVDMVVDVILNEDKLKEFGTTPANIQKSLEKPLKDHSIKVKDNVVSIKVSGKDAGLNDVYKVKEKAKELHVAGVKGITQVLPVRKQDEFMIITAGSNLKEINNLEFVDETRTISNDIQEVTAYLGIEAARETIIREVLKVIGSQGLNIDERHIILISDLMCSNGILQGITRYGIIRDKSSVLARASFETPIKHIINAALAGEEDELTSIVENVMLNQEIPIGTGMPGLRKKV
- a CDS encoding DNA-directed RNA polymerase subunit A' produces the protein MIDETGLPQHPHKKVKSIVFGIMSPKLIKQMASAKVVTPELYDKEGYPVDGGLMDTRLGVIDPGLRCRTCGAKLKECPGHFGYIEMARPVIHINYVGLILTIIKCSCKECGKLLIPNNQREKILEKIENFDAFESLESRRKFITENVKSLKTINKCPHCKSRQQKITLEKPSTFLEADKRISPIEIRTRLEKLSEDDVNFLGFNAKQMRPEWLILTVLPIPPVTMRPSITLESGERSEDDITHKMGDIVRINQRLFENINAGAPEIIIEDLWDLLQYHVTTFFNNEVPQLPPARHRSGQPLKTIAERIKSKEGRIRHNLAGKRTNFSARTVISPDPMIELNEVGVPMIVATKLTVPERMTEWNSAYLKKFIENGAKKYPGANYVVRPDGKKKKITDDMKEAILEEIQPGYMVERHLMDGDIAIFNRQPSLHRMSMMCHRVRVLPGRTFRLNPTVCNPYNADFDGDEMNLHIPQTEEARAEAQTLMQVQTQLISPGFGLSVIGCIQDAVSGNYVLTKLVKAIPRKKAVDILMKVGIEDYSRLPKKEIITGNELFSMLLPEGLTYYGKTMSKDEIEIVDGQLKKGYMDRLSLGEAKGLLLRHIHKKYGDAYTAGLIARIQKLGIFTLKYTGFTTSIADTDLPKIAQEKIEEILTDSYTDVDKLIESFNKEELETFPGKSMQETLELKILERLNKARNETGKIVDEYSTKETGTIMMSRSGARGKPLNLAQMAACVGQQAMRGGRIIKGYKGRTLSCFKRGDLTPSARGFIRRGFKQGLKPHEFFFMGMTGRDSLMDTALRTPKSGYLYRRLANAMQDIKVDYDNTVRNASHKIIQFKYGEDGIDVCKSVGGKLDIKGVISEVIHAKKA